A genome region from Primulina eburnea isolate SZY01 chromosome 9, ASM2296580v1, whole genome shotgun sequence includes the following:
- the LOC140840700 gene encoding uncharacterized protein, with protein sequence MGDADRVRCTTYLLRDDASLWWEGAEHGVDLATLTWAQFKTKCYEKYFTADVRSRIKREFMTLCQGDVPVADFVKKFDRGCHFVPLIAGDAEEKLRHFMDGLRPTVRDKVMMMNPGNYAMAVTYAYRAEQSLRDIDFELQRKRQQHHNNNQPAKKPYTVPPRPQGPQKPQGQDKKPVPPKTQNLGAPKPAERQPCKQCNRLHLGKCELGSYKCFYCKEAGHKAIDCPKRKAATTARAYVMNAEEAEGEADTTLITGNLVI encoded by the coding sequence ATGGGAGACGCCGACCGTGTGAGATGCACTACCTATCTGCTTAGGGATGatgcttctttatggtgggaaggagccgagCATGGTGTTGACCTTGCTACACTCACATGGGCACAGTTCAAGACAAAATGTTATGAGAAATACTTTACTGCTGATGTCCGAAGTCGGATAAAGAGGGAATTCATGACTCTCTGTCAGGGAGACGTACCTGTTGCTGACTTTGTGAAGAAGTTCGATAGGGGTTGCCACTTTGTTCCCCTCATTGCGGGGGATGCGGAGGAAAAGCttaggcatttcatggatggcctaCGGCCTACTGTCCGGGATAAAGTTATGATGATGAATCCGGGGAATTATGCTATGGCAGTTACTTATGCATATCGGGCTGAGCAGTCCTTGAGGGATATCGACTTTGAGCTACAGCGTAAGAGGCAACAACATCATAATAATAATCAGCCTGCAAAGAAACCATACACGGTacctcctagacctcaagggcctcaaaagccccaaggtcaagACAAGAAGCCAGTGCCACCAAAGACACAGAACCTGGGAGCACCTAAGCCTGCCGAGAGGCAACCTTGCAAACAGTGCAACCGCCTACACCTTGGCAAATGCGAGTTGGGATCATATAAATGTTTCTACTGCAAGGAGGCCGGTCACAAGGCTATTGATTGCCCAAAGAGGAAAGCAGCTACTACGGCCCGAGCTTATGTTATGAATGCCGAGGAAGCTGAAGGAGAGGCAGACACTACACTCAtcacgggtaacctagtcatttaa